In a single window of the Limnohabitans sp. 2KL-27 genome:
- a CDS encoding GntR family transcriptional regulator, with protein MDAHLPLPKYHQIYLVLREQLREGRFDDGLPGEMALMGQFGVARVTVRRALSQLAEEGLIQREPGRGTRPVTARAQEVQMQASTMATGQQARLTGLLENLVTMGMRTKVKVLSVERMRAPVDVAAALKLHSAALVQKAERVRSTPEGPLSHITTWVPDAISAGFGKRELAQKPILVLLEESGVKVGRAEQTISARLADVGMAQHLDVSVGSALMAVRRLIYDEDERPVQWLHGLYRPDRYEYQMQLSRVGSIDAKVWVSQELSANFH; from the coding sequence ATGGATGCCCATCTGCCTTTGCCCAAGTACCACCAAATTTATTTGGTGCTGCGCGAGCAGTTGCGCGAAGGCCGCTTTGACGACGGTTTGCCGGGCGAGATGGCCTTGATGGGGCAGTTTGGTGTGGCCCGTGTCACGGTTCGGCGTGCCTTGTCGCAACTGGCCGAAGAGGGCTTGATACAGCGCGAGCCCGGGCGTGGCACAAGGCCGGTGACCGCGCGTGCGCAAGAGGTTCAGATGCAGGCCTCGACCATGGCCACAGGCCAGCAGGCACGCCTGACGGGATTGCTGGAGAACCTGGTCACCATGGGCATGCGCACCAAGGTGAAGGTGCTGAGCGTGGAGCGCATGCGCGCCCCAGTGGACGTGGCCGCCGCGCTCAAGCTCCACAGCGCTGCGCTGGTGCAAAAAGCCGAGCGCGTGCGCAGCACGCCCGAAGGCCCCCTGTCGCACATCACCACCTGGGTGCCCGATGCGATTTCAGCCGGCTTTGGCAAGCGCGAGCTGGCGCAAAAACCCATTTTGGTGCTGCTCGAAGAGTCGGGCGTCAAGGTGGGCCGGGCCGAGCAAACCATTTCGGCCCGTCTGGCCGATGTGGGCATGGCCCAACATCTGGATGTGTCCGTCGGATCGGCCTTGATGGCGGTGCGGCGTTTGATTTATGACGAGGACGAACGTCCCGTCCAATGGCTGCATGGCTTGTACCGACCGGACCGGTACGAATACCAGATGCAGTTATCCCGCGTTGGCAGCATCGATGCCAAGGTGTGGGTAAGCCAAGAGCTGTCCGCCAACTTTCATTGA
- a CDS encoding ABC transporter substrate-binding protein has product MTSRRTFMGQSAAAASALAFPLVGGAQPKPIKVGVLHPVTGALAYSGQQCRMGALMAIEDINKAGGIKSLGGAKIEAMLGDAQSSPQAGTAEIEKMNEAGVSAVVGAFASAICLATTQAAAKYNLPHVVDVGVADQIVERGLKNTFRFGPGYRKCAEVAVSSLHVLNTAAGKPARTVMIVHEESLFGTGTANLLAKELPGYGYEVKEIIKHANPTRDFNNIALRIKQVNPDILIPANYYNEYALLVRTLQQQKITPKAIYSVLGGAASSYKFVKEFPEAANGIIDCNHWFNPKDKRSAELRKRVEAQGQFFSYEVFMTYTAMMLLADAIERAKSTDRAAIIDALASSKFANHIMPYGPTQFVNGQNMGAQPLMTQVHKGDIKVIVPRDYREIEPIFPLKG; this is encoded by the coding sequence ATGACCTCACGTCGCACTTTCATGGGCCAGTCCGCTGCGGCGGCCTCGGCACTCGCGTTTCCACTGGTGGGCGGGGCTCAGCCCAAGCCCATCAAAGTGGGTGTTTTGCACCCCGTCACCGGTGCCTTGGCTTATTCGGGCCAGCAGTGCCGCATGGGTGCCTTGATGGCGATTGAAGACATCAACAAAGCGGGCGGCATCAAGTCGCTGGGCGGCGCCAAAATCGAAGCCATGCTGGGCGATGCACAGTCCAGCCCGCAAGCGGGTACGGCCGAGATCGAGAAGATGAACGAAGCCGGCGTCAGCGCCGTGGTCGGGGCTTTTGCTTCGGCCATTTGCCTGGCCACCACGCAAGCGGCTGCCAAATACAACCTGCCCCACGTGGTCGATGTCGGCGTGGCCGACCAGATCGTCGAGCGCGGCCTGAAAAACACCTTCCGCTTTGGCCCTGGCTACAGAAAGTGCGCCGAAGTGGCGGTGTCCAGCCTGCACGTCTTGAACACCGCCGCAGGCAAACCGGCCCGCACCGTGATGATCGTGCACGAAGAGTCGCTGTTCGGCACCGGCACCGCCAACCTTTTGGCCAAAGAGCTGCCGGGCTATGGCTACGAGGTCAAGGAAATCATCAAGCACGCCAACCCCACGCGTGACTTCAACAACATTGCGCTGCGCATCAAGCAGGTCAACCCCGACATCCTGATCCCCGCGAACTATTACAACGAATACGCCCTGCTGGTGCGCACCTTGCAACAGCAAAAAATCACGCCCAAAGCCATTTACTCGGTCTTGGGTGGTGCTGCGTCGAGCTACAAGTTTGTCAAGGAGTTTCCAGAGGCGGCCAACGGCATCATCGACTGCAACCACTGGTTCAACCCCAAGGACAAGCGCTCGGCCGAATTGCGTAAACGCGTGGAAGCACAAGGCCAGTTCTTCAGCTACGAAGTGTTCATGACCTACACCGCCATGATGCTGCTGGCCGATGCCATTGAGCGTGCGAAGTCAACAGACCGCGCCGCCATCATCGATGCGCTGGCTTCGAGCAAGTTCGCCAACCACATCATGCCCTACGGCCCCACGCAGTTTGTGAACGGCCAGAACATGGGCGCACAGCCTTTGATGACCCAGGTCCACAAAGGCGACATCAAGGTGATCGTGCCGCGCGACTACCGCGAGATTGAGCCGATTTTCCCGCTCAAGGGTTGA
- the miaB gene encoding tRNA (N6-isopentenyl adenosine(37)-C2)-methylthiotransferase MiaB, with protein sequence MSKKVFIKTFGCQMNEYDSDKMADVLGAAQGYVPTQDVDEADLILFNTCSVREKAQEKVFSDLGRVQHLKAKGVLIGVGGCVASQEGAEIIKRAPYVDVVFGPQTLHRLPELLAERERKQRPQVDISFPEIEKFDHLPPAKVDGATAFVSIMEGCSKYCSYCVVPYTRGEEVSRPFDDVLVEVAGLAAQGVKEITLLGQNVNAYRGKMGCTSDIADFALLLEYVADMPGIERIRYVTSHPNEFTQRLIDAYEKIPKLVSHLHLPVQHGSDRILMAMKRGYTAMEYKSTIRKLRAIRPDLSLSSDFIVGFPGETEDDFNKMMKLITDVGFDTSFSFIFSPRPGTPAANLHDDTPHEVKLRRLHHLQATIEENVQRIGDHRVGTVQRILVERPSRKDATELAGRTECNRVVNFPGGPNMDRLIGQMADVRITQGLSHSLRGELVIRD encoded by the coding sequence ATGAGCAAGAAGGTCTTCATCAAAACGTTTGGCTGCCAGATGAACGAGTACGACTCGGACAAGATGGCCGATGTGCTGGGCGCGGCCCAAGGCTATGTGCCTACGCAGGACGTGGACGAGGCCGATCTGATCTTGTTCAACACCTGCTCGGTGCGCGAGAAGGCGCAAGAAAAAGTGTTCAGCGATCTGGGGCGGGTGCAGCACCTCAAAGCCAAGGGCGTGCTGATTGGCGTGGGCGGCTGCGTGGCCAGCCAGGAAGGCGCCGAGATCATCAAGCGGGCGCCCTACGTGGACGTGGTGTTTGGCCCACAGACCCTGCACCGCCTGCCGGAGCTGCTGGCCGAACGCGAGCGCAAGCAGCGCCCGCAAGTGGACATCAGCTTCCCCGAGATTGAAAAGTTTGACCACCTGCCACCCGCCAAGGTGGACGGCGCGACGGCCTTTGTGTCGATCATGGAAGGCTGCAGCAAATATTGCAGCTACTGCGTGGTGCCCTACACCCGGGGCGAAGAAGTTTCTCGCCCGTTTGACGATGTGCTGGTCGAGGTGGCCGGGTTGGCCGCCCAGGGCGTGAAAGAGATCACCCTGCTGGGCCAAAACGTGAACGCCTACCGGGGCAAGATGGGCTGCACCTCAGACATTGCCGACTTTGCGCTGCTGCTGGAATACGTGGCAGACATGCCAGGCATCGAGCGCATCCGCTATGTGACCAGCCACCCCAATGAATTCACACAGCGCCTGATCGACGCTTATGAAAAGATCCCCAAACTGGTGAGCCATTTGCACTTACCGGTGCAGCACGGCTCGGACCGCATTTTGATGGCCATGAAGCGCGGCTACACCGCCATGGAATACAAGAGCACCATCCGCAAGCTGCGGGCGATCCGCCCTGACCTGTCGCTCAGCAGCGATTTCATCGTGGGCTTCCCCGGCGAGACCGAGGACGACTTCAACAAGATGATGAAGCTGATCACCGATGTGGGTTTTGACACCAGCTTCAGTTTTATCTTCAGCCCCCGCCCGGGCACGCCAGCGGCCAACCTGCACGACGACACGCCGCACGAGGTGAAATTGCGCCGACTGCACCACCTGCAAGCGACCATCGAAGAGAACGTGCAGCGCATCGGTGACCACCGCGTCGGCACGGTGCAACGCATTTTGGTCGAGCGCCCTTCCCGCAAGGACGCGACCGAGTTGGCTGGGCGCACCGAGTGCAACCGCGTGGTCAACTTCCCCGGCGGCCCAAACATGGACCGCCTGATCGGTCAGATGGCCGATGTGCGCATCACGCAAGGCCTGTCGCACTCGCTGCGCGGTGAGCTGGTGATCCGGGATTGA
- a CDS encoding ABC transporter ATP-binding protein — MSTLLQIEGVSKSFGGLKAVQNVSLSVTEGRLSALIGPNGAGKTTLFALMSGFLTPDTGRVVFAGQDITGQPPHLNARMGLTRTFQIVQPFAAQTVRENIAVGAHLHLPRRAEALDWAESVAQQVGLSPQLDKLASDLTVAGRKRLELARALATRPRLLLLDEVLAGLNPQEIAEMIPVVQGIAQSGVTVLMIEHVMQAVMSLAQEVWVLAQGQLIAQGTPAEVTNNKAVVEAYLGHGTAERLQKNAAQDKTAQEAQA, encoded by the coding sequence ATGAGCACGCTGCTGCAGATCGAGGGCGTGTCCAAGTCCTTTGGCGGTTTGAAGGCCGTACAAAATGTGAGCCTGTCGGTGACCGAGGGGCGTCTGAGCGCCTTGATTGGCCCCAACGGTGCAGGCAAGACGACCTTGTTCGCACTCATGTCGGGCTTTCTGACGCCGGACACGGGCCGTGTGGTGTTTGCAGGCCAGGACATCACCGGTCAGCCGCCGCACCTGAACGCCCGCATGGGCCTGACGCGCACCTTCCAGATCGTGCAGCCCTTTGCCGCGCAAACCGTGCGCGAGAACATCGCGGTGGGGGCGCACCTGCATTTGCCACGCCGCGCCGAGGCCCTTGACTGGGCTGAGTCGGTTGCGCAGCAAGTGGGTCTGAGCCCGCAACTGGACAAGCTGGCCAGCGACTTGACGGTGGCCGGACGCAAACGGCTGGAGCTGGCCCGTGCATTGGCCACGCGGCCGCGCCTGTTGTTGCTCGACGAGGTGCTGGCCGGATTGAACCCGCAAGAAATCGCCGAAATGATCCCGGTGGTGCAAGGCATTGCCCAAAGCGGTGTGACGGTGCTGATGATCGAACACGTCATGCAAGCGGTGATGAGCCTGGCGCAAGAGGTTTGGGTGCTCGCGCAAGGCCAGTTGATTGCCCAAGGCACACCCGCCGAGGTGACGAACAACAAAGCCGTGGTCGAGGCTTATCTGGGCCACGGCACGGCCGAGCGCTTGCAAAAGAACGCAGCCCAAGACAAAACAGCGCAGGAGGCACAGGCATGA
- a CDS encoding ABC transporter ATP-binding protein, translating into MTALLNVQGLKSGYGVVEVLRGVDLQVMPGELVALLGSNGAGKTTLNLTLSGLVATRAGRVGFDGQDITGLHSRQVVKHGLIQVPEGRKVFPNLSVHENLELGAFTRGRERRLQNLDKVYETFPRLKERVAQLAGTLSGGEQQMLAIGRGLMAEPRLLILDEPSLGLSPLLVEELFGLIASLRSSGLSILLVEQNVGQSLDIADRAYVMENGQIRFTGTPAELLGSDTLRQAYLGM; encoded by the coding sequence ATGACCGCTTTGTTGAATGTGCAGGGCCTCAAATCCGGCTACGGTGTGGTCGAGGTCTTGCGCGGTGTGGACCTGCAGGTCATGCCCGGCGAGCTGGTGGCGCTTTTGGGCAGCAACGGCGCGGGCAAGACCACACTCAACCTCACACTCAGCGGCTTGGTGGCCACGCGCGCGGGTCGGGTGGGGTTCGATGGGCAGGACATCACCGGTCTGCATTCACGCCAGGTGGTCAAGCATGGCTTGATCCAGGTGCCTGAGGGCCGAAAAGTGTTCCCCAACCTGAGCGTGCACGAGAACTTGGAGCTGGGGGCCTTCACCCGAGGGCGTGAGCGACGCTTGCAGAACCTGGACAAGGTCTACGAGACATTCCCACGGTTGAAAGAGCGCGTGGCCCAGTTGGCGGGCACGCTCAGCGGTGGCGAGCAGCAGATGTTGGCCATTGGCCGGGGCCTGATGGCCGAGCCGCGCTTGTTGATCCTGGACGAACCCTCACTGGGTTTGTCGCCCCTGCTGGTGGAAGAGTTGTTTGGCTTGATCGCCTCGCTGCGCAGCAGCGGCCTGTCGATCTTGCTGGTGGAGCAAAACGTGGGCCAGTCTCTGGACATCGCCGACCGGGCTTATGTGATGGAAAACGGACAAATCCGTTTCACGGGCACACCCGCCGAGTTGTTGGGCAGTGACACGCTCAGGCAAGCCTATTTGGGGATGTGA
- a CDS encoding DUF2889 domain-containing protein, with amino-acid sequence MVYQGYDREDGLWDIEAELTDVKTYGFSVPNERPFPANEPIHGLKIRVTLNNKMVIQDIVTAMDDIPHPECAGAPHGMHTLIGQTMGPGWRKVINEHVGGTQGCTHLRELLFNMATAAYQTLPAGQWQRREQAGQPHPEVTKPPYHLGQCHSWAYDSPTVQRAYPMFFRPKAAEGAEN; translated from the coding sequence GTGGTTTACCAGGGCTATGACCGCGAAGACGGCCTGTGGGACATCGAAGCCGAACTGACCGACGTGAAAACCTATGGTTTTTCGGTCCCCAATGAGCGGCCCTTTCCGGCCAACGAACCGATCCACGGCTTGAAAATCCGCGTCACGCTGAACAACAAAATGGTCATCCAAGACATCGTGACCGCCATGGACGACATCCCCCACCCCGAATGCGCGGGCGCACCGCACGGCATGCACACACTGATCGGGCAAACCATGGGCCCGGGCTGGCGCAAAGTCATCAACGAGCACGTGGGCGGCACCCAAGGCTGCACCCACCTGCGCGAGTTGCTGTTCAACATGGCCACCGCGGCCTACCAAACCCTGCCCGCAGGCCAATGGCAGCGCCGCGAACAGGCCGGCCAGCCCCACCCTGAAGTCACCAAACCGCCGTACCACCTGGGCCAATGCCACAGCTGGGCGTATGACAGCCCGACGGTGCAAAGGGCGTATCCGATGTTTTTCAGGCCGAAGGCGGCCGAGGGCGCCGAAAACTGA
- a CDS encoding tripartite tricarboxylate transporter substrate binding protein gives MWTTAMALVCWAGMARAQAQPPIKILVGAPAGGTTDTMARTLATVLGTQLGRTVVVENKPGAGGNLAADAVAKAAPDGHTLLMSFTSHAINASLYPRLPFDPVKDFTPLTMVSTSPSILVAHPRVSANSVQELITLAKSKPGQLNFAIGAMGSSLHMAGDAFKMQSGVYIVNIPYRGTAPAVQDVLAGQVDLMFAAIGNVQSHIKAGKLKALGVTSAKRLPAFADVPAIGESLPGYESSAWFGLFGPGRMSPDLSKRLADAARAAVQSPDVKRRIESEGATAVGNSPEEFARFVDSEIVRWRAVVQYAGAKPE, from the coding sequence ATGTGGACCACCGCTATGGCGTTGGTGTGCTGGGCGGGCATGGCCCGTGCCCAAGCGCAGCCGCCCATCAAAATTCTGGTGGGTGCTCCCGCAGGCGGCACCACCGACACCATGGCCCGCACGCTGGCCACGGTGCTGGGCACACAGCTGGGGCGCACTGTGGTGGTCGAGAACAAACCCGGTGCAGGTGGCAACTTGGCCGCCGACGCGGTGGCCAAGGCCGCGCCCGATGGCCATACGCTGCTCATGAGCTTCACCAGCCACGCCATCAATGCCTCGCTGTACCCCCGCTTGCCTTTTGATCCGGTCAAAGACTTCACCCCTTTGACCATGGTGTCGACCTCACCGTCGATCCTGGTGGCCCACCCCAGGGTCTCGGCCAACAGCGTCCAAGAATTGATCACTCTGGCCAAGTCCAAGCCCGGGCAGCTGAACTTTGCGATTGGCGCAATGGGCTCGTCCTTGCACATGGCGGGTGACGCCTTCAAGATGCAGTCGGGTGTGTACATCGTGAACATCCCCTACCGGGGCACGGCCCCTGCGGTGCAAGACGTGTTGGCCGGGCAAGTGGACTTGATGTTCGCCGCCATTGGCAACGTGCAATCGCACATCAAGGCGGGCAAACTCAAGGCCCTGGGCGTGACCAGCGCCAAACGCCTGCCCGCTTTTGCGGACGTGCCCGCCATTGGCGAGAGCTTGCCCGGTTACGAGTCGAGTGCCTGGTTTGGATTGTTTGGCCCGGGGCGCATGAGCCCTGATCTGAGCAAGCGCCTGGCCGATGCGGCCCGCGCTGCGGTGCAGTCGCCCGATGTCAAGCGGCGCATTGAAAGCGAAGGGGCCACGGCCGTGGGCAACAGCCCGGAAGAATTTGCCCGTTTTGTGGACAGCGAGATCGTGCGTTGGCGCGCGGTGGTGCAGTATGCCGGAGCCAAGCCCGAATGA
- a CDS encoding branched-chain amino acid ABC transporter permease, with the protein MLDFNILFPSVLNGITTGAVYALIALGLTLIYGVLHIINFAHGASLMVALYGVYMLKQHFGVDPYMALPIMVPAMFVLGYALQRGVINRASHGKDENILLVTLGISIVLENLALLYFKSDTRTIETAYTLTTVEIGPAFIALPKLVSFAGALVVSAVMLLIVQKTDLGRAIRAVSKEKQGARLMGIDVDHVYAMCFGLGLASLGAAACFLMPAYYVNPQVGNGFVLVAFTIVVLGGMGSFAGALLGGLLIGVVESLGGLLLGESLGQVGIFVIFIAVLLLRPQGFFGAKA; encoded by the coding sequence ATGCTGGACTTCAACATCCTGTTTCCTTCGGTGCTCAACGGCATCACCACAGGTGCCGTGTACGCGCTGATCGCGCTGGGCCTCACGCTGATTTATGGCGTGTTGCACATCATCAATTTCGCGCACGGCGCGTCTTTGATGGTGGCGCTGTATGGCGTGTACATGTTGAAGCAACACTTCGGGGTCGATCCCTACATGGCCCTGCCCATCATGGTGCCCGCCATGTTTGTGCTGGGTTATGCGCTGCAGCGCGGGGTCATCAACCGCGCCAGCCATGGCAAGGATGAAAACATCCTGCTCGTCACGCTGGGCATCTCCATCGTGCTTGAGAATTTGGCGCTTTTGTACTTCAAGTCAGACACGCGCACCATCGAGACAGCCTACACCTTGACCACCGTTGAGATCGGGCCAGCCTTCATCGCCCTGCCCAAGCTGGTGTCCTTTGCTGGCGCCCTGGTGGTGTCGGCGGTGATGTTGCTCATTGTGCAAAAGACCGACTTGGGTCGCGCCATTCGCGCCGTGTCCAAAGAGAAGCAAGGCGCGCGTTTGATGGGCATCGATGTGGACCATGTGTACGCCATGTGCTTTGGCCTGGGCCTGGCCAGTCTGGGCGCGGCCGCCTGCTTTTTGATGCCGGCCTATTACGTCAACCCGCAAGTGGGCAACGGCTTTGTGCTGGTGGCCTTCACGATCGTGGTGCTGGGCGGCATGGGCAGTTTTGCCGGGGCTTTGCTGGGAGGACTGCTGATCGGCGTGGTGGAGTCGCTAGGGGGCTTGCTGCTGGGTGAGTCATTGGGCCAGGTGGGTATTTTTGTGATTTTCATTGCAGTGCTTTTGCTCAGGCCGCAAGGATTTTTCGGAGCGAAGGCATGA
- a CDS encoding acyl-CoA synthetase, giving the protein MSHEAPTAVHPAVRRQTIADALRRTAIRLPSKTGIVCGATTWTYAEFDALVSRLAAGLASVGVAEGDKVAVLARNSHGFAALRFALARRGAVMVPINFMLKAEEVAFILRHAGAQFLATDSGLAELAQAAAKLDTKVQQFIWLPSEDPSQPVPGMHSFDTLAACPDALPDVQLGSYDVAQIVYTSGTESSPKGAQLTHDAVMWQYVSCVIDAEIAEADVALHALPLYHCAQLDVFFGPAIYMGSTNVITAKPTPDNLLPMLEKFGITSFFAPPTVWIALLRSPLMDAGKLSKLAKGYYGASIMPVEVLKELAARLPKVRLWNLYGQTEIAPLATMLGPEDQLRKLGSCGKAVRNVETRVVNDDMQDVAVGEVGEIVHRSPHLMLGYFHDDERTRASFEGDWFHSGDLGVIDEEGYISVVDRKKDMIKSGGENVASREVEEMIYRLPQVSEVAVIGLPDPKWVEAVTAVVVVKVGQTLDEAAVIAHCAQHMAGFKTPKRVVFTDALPKNPSGKLLKRDLRVRYA; this is encoded by the coding sequence ATGTCGCACGAAGCCCCAACCGCTGTTCACCCCGCTGTTCGCCGCCAGACCATCGCCGATGCCTTGCGTCGCACCGCCATCCGCTTGCCCAGCAAAACCGGCATCGTGTGCGGTGCCACCACCTGGACCTATGCCGAGTTCGATGCGCTGGTGAGCCGCCTGGCCGCAGGCCTGGCCAGCGTGGGCGTGGCCGAGGGCGACAAGGTGGCGGTGCTGGCGCGCAATTCGCACGGTTTTGCCGCGCTGCGCTTTGCGCTGGCCCGCCGTGGCGCGGTCATGGTGCCGATCAATTTCATGCTCAAGGCCGAAGAGGTGGCCTTCATCTTGCGCCACGCGGGTGCCCAGTTTTTGGCCACGGACAGCGGCCTGGCCGAGCTGGCGCAGGCTGCGGCCAAACTGGATACGAAAGTTCAGCAGTTCATCTGGCTGCCGTCCGAAGACCCGAGCCAGCCCGTGCCGGGCATGCACAGTTTTGACACATTGGCCGCGTGCCCCGATGCGCTGCCCGATGTGCAGCTGGGCAGCTATGACGTGGCGCAAATCGTCTACACCAGCGGCACCGAGTCCTCGCCCAAAGGTGCGCAGCTCACGCACGACGCGGTCATGTGGCAGTACGTTAGCTGCGTGATCGACGCCGAAATCGCCGAGGCCGACGTGGCCCTGCACGCGCTGCCGCTGTACCACTGCGCCCAGCTCGATGTGTTTTTTGGCCCGGCCATTTACATGGGCAGCACCAACGTCATCACGGCCAAACCTACGCCCGACAACCTGCTGCCCATGCTTGAAAAGTTCGGTATCACCAGTTTCTTTGCGCCGCCCACGGTCTGGATCGCGCTGCTGCGTTCGCCGCTGATGGATGCGGGCAAGCTCTCCAAGCTGGCCAAGGGCTACTACGGCGCATCGATCATGCCGGTCGAGGTGCTCAAGGAACTGGCCGCGCGCCTGCCCAAGGTGAGGCTGTGGAATCTGTATGGCCAAACCGAAATCGCGCCTCTGGCCACGATGCTGGGCCCAGAGGACCAGCTGCGCAAACTGGGTTCATGCGGTAAAGCGGTGCGCAACGTCGAGACCCGTGTGGTGAACGACGACATGCAGGATGTGGCCGTGGGTGAGGTGGGTGAGATCGTGCACCGCTCGCCGCACCTGATGCTGGGCTATTTCCATGATGACGAGCGCACCCGAGCCTCGTTTGAAGGCGACTGGTTCCACAGCGGCGATTTGGGGGTCATCGACGAGGAGGGCTATATCTCGGTGGTGGACCGCAAGAAGGACATGATCAAGTCCGGTGGGGAAAACGTGGCCAGCCGCGAGGTCGAGGAAATGATTTACCGCTTGCCGCAGGTGAGCGAAGTGGCAGTGATCGGGCTGCCCGACCCCAAGTGGGTCGAAGCCGTGACGGCGGTGGTGGTGGTCAAGGTCGGGCAAACGCTGGACGAGGCCGCCGTGATCGCGCACTGCGCCCAACACATGGCGGGTTTCAAGACGCCCAAACGCGTGGTCTTCACCGATGCGCTGCCCAAGAACCCCAGCGGCAAACTGCTCAAGCGCGATTTACGGGTGCGCTACGCGTGA
- a CDS encoding branched-chain amino acid ABC transporter permease: MKDFRNIALFVVLVGAVPLFTDSGVMLNFVMTSLYACLLSQAWNVLGGYGGQFSFGHALFFGTGAYVQAIAQMQWGLSPWVALPLAMAFAAGVGAFVGAASFRYGLKGSYFALVTLAFAEVFRIVATSVPFTGAGVGLMLPLKESAANMQFGSRAGFIWLMLGLVTLALCITAWLRHSRFGAYLQAVRDNEDAARAIGVNPFSVKLIATILSGGLMGAGGAFYVQVFQYIDPGIAFGAHTSVEALVGAIVGGMGTLWGPLLGAVSLHILADVTRNLFGQLPGINMVIYGVVLIVIVMFLPRGIAGLGTITPLQWLRGSKSDGDKS; the protein is encoded by the coding sequence ATGAAAGACTTTCGCAACATCGCGCTGTTTGTGGTGCTGGTGGGGGCGGTACCCTTGTTCACCGATTCGGGCGTGATGCTCAACTTCGTCATGACCTCGTTGTACGCCTGCTTGCTCTCGCAAGCCTGGAACGTGCTGGGTGGTTATGGGGGGCAGTTTTCTTTTGGCCATGCGCTGTTTTTTGGCACAGGCGCTTATGTGCAGGCGATTGCGCAAATGCAGTGGGGCCTGAGCCCCTGGGTGGCATTGCCTTTGGCCATGGCTTTTGCGGCGGGCGTGGGGGCGTTTGTGGGCGCGGCTTCGTTCCGCTATGGCCTCAAGGGTTCGTACTTTGCGCTGGTCACGCTGGCCTTTGCCGAGGTGTTCCGCATTGTGGCCACTTCGGTGCCTTTCACGGGCGCCGGTGTGGGCCTGATGCTGCCACTCAAGGAGTCGGCGGCCAACATGCAGTTTGGCAGCCGTGCCGGTTTCATCTGGCTCATGCTGGGCCTGGTCACGCTGGCGCTGTGCATCACGGCTTGGCTGCGCCATTCGCGCTTTGGTGCTTACCTGCAAGCGGTGCGTGACAACGAAGACGCGGCCCGCGCCATCGGCGTGAACCCCTTCAGCGTCAAGCTGATTGCCACCATTTTGTCCGGTGGCCTGATGGGTGCAGGTGGCGCTTTTTATGTGCAGGTGTTCCAGTACATCGACCCTGGCATTGCCTTTGGGGCGCACACTTCTGTCGAGGCCTTGGTGGGTGCGATCGTCGGCGGCATGGGCACGCTGTGGGGCCCGCTCTTGGGCGCGGTGAGTTTGCACATCCTGGCCGATGTCACGCGCAACTTGTTTGGGCAGCTGCCCGGCATCAACATGGTCATTTATGGCGTGGTGCTGATCGTGATCGTGATGTTCTTGCCGCGCGGCATTGCGGGGCTGGGCACCATCACGCCGCTGCAATGGTTGCGCGGCAGCAAGTCGGATGGAGACAAATCATGA
- a CDS encoding gamma-glutamylcyclotransferase — MTLLFIYGTLMPGLRLQAEMQGARFLGAAQVPGRLVDLGRYPGFVQGEGLVTGEVYAVDDAHLARLDGVEGVAPGDRAASHYWREVVTVTGGPMQGQPVQTYVYNRPVDGCTAIAHGDYRRYIREVGRES, encoded by the coding sequence ATGACGCTTCTCTTCATTTACGGCACGCTCATGCCTGGACTTCGGCTCCAAGCTGAAATGCAGGGCGCCCGTTTTTTGGGGGCAGCTCAGGTGCCCGGTCGTTTGGTCGATCTGGGACGCTATCCCGGTTTCGTTCAAGGCGAGGGATTGGTGACGGGGGAGGTCTATGCGGTCGATGACGCGCACCTGGCCCGTCTGGATGGGGTGGAGGGCGTGGCGCCCGGTGACCGCGCCGCATCACACTACTGGCGCGAAGTGGTCACGGTGACGGGCGGCCCGATGCAAGGCCAGCCGGTACAAACCTATGTGTACAACCGCCCTGTGGATGGCTGCACAGCCATCGCGCACGGGGACTACCGCCGCTACATCCGAGAGGTCGGGCGCGAATCTTGA